In the Raineyella fluvialis genome, TGGCGGGCGGTCTGCACCTGGGTGGCGGAGACGCCCGTCATCGCCGAGCGCCTCGCGGCGCTGCCCGGGATGAAGCGTCAGCCGCAGCTGTTCCTGGCCGCCCTGCGTCGCCTCGAGGCGCCGTTGGATCCCGGACCGGTCCTGGCGGCGTGGCTCACCGCGCGCTGGGCGGACGTCGAGCGGGCGATCCTGACCCATTCCACCCAGACCAACGAGGCGGGTCGGTGTGCCGTCCACCTGCCGCTGCTCGCGGGCCTGTCGGCGGCGGGAACACTCGCTCTGGTCGAGGTGGGATCCTCGGCGGGGCTGTGCCTGCGGCCCGACGCGTACGCCTACCGCTACCGGTTCCCCGACCGGCCGGAGCGGAAGGTGGGGGAGGGCACGCCGGAGATCGAGTGCCGGATCGAGGGCGCCACCCCCGCGACGGCTGACTACGCCCTGCCGACGATCGCCTGGCGCTGCGGCATCGACATCGCACCACTCGACCCCACCGATCCTGAGGTCCAGGCCTGGCTCCGGGCCCTGGTGTGGCCCGGCCAGCAGCAGCGGGAGGTCCGCCTCGCCCAGGCACTGGACACCGTGGGCCGGCTACCTCCCGTTCCCGTCGTCACGGGGGACGCCCTCGGTGTGCTGCCCGAGGTCGTCGCCGAAGCCCATCGGCACGCCGACACCGTCGTCGTGATGCACACGGCCACGCTGTCGTACGTCTCCCGGGAACGCCGCGCGGACTTCGGCGCCCGGGTGCGCGACCTCGGTGCGCGATGGATCTCCTGCGAGGCCGAGCGCGTCCTGCCCGAGGTCCGCGACCGGCTCCCCGACCTGTCGTACGCCGGGCCGCCCTGCTTCGTGCTGGCCCTGGACGGGCAACCCCTCGCCCGAGTGGGCCAGCACGGCGGCTGGATCGGCTGGCTCTGATCGGCCGCGGGCGGCGGACACTGGAGTCATGACGACGTACGTGGTGAAGCGCATCCATGACGCACCCGAGGACACCGACGGATTCCGGGTGCTCGTCGACCGGCTCTGGCCCAGGGGTATCTCCAAGGAGCGCGCGGCTCTGGACGACTGGGACAAGGACCTCGCCCCTCATCCGATCTGCGCACCTGGTTCGGCCACCGGCCGGAACGGTTCGAGGAGTTCGCGGCCCGCTATCGGGACGAACTGGACGCCAGCGCCGAGGCCGCTGCCCGGGCGGCCGAGTGGGCTGGGACGCAGGAGCGGGTGACCCTGCTCTACTCGGCCAAGGACCCGGACCACAACCAAGCCGTGGTCCTCCGCGACTGGTTGGCCGCCGCGGACACCCACCGGGGAGACCGGCCCGCCTGACTCGGTGGATGGGGGCGGTGCCCGGGAAACCCCGAGTGCGCAATCGGGCCCGGACGGCCATGATGGGGACATGATCTGGCGTTGGTTGGTGAACTCCCTCGCCGTCGCGGCCGCGACCTACTTGGTCGCCGGCATCACGGTGTCCGCCCGCGACACCACCGGGATCGTGCTCACGGTGGGTCTTGTCGCGCTGATCCTCGGGGCGGTGAACACCGTCGTCAAGCCCATCTTCGAAGCACTCACCGGCTGCCTGGTGATCCTCACCCTCGGCCTCTTCCTGCTCGTGATCAATGCCCTGATGCTGATGCTGACCTCCTGGCTGGCCACCCAGCTCGGCCTGGGTTGGCACGTCGATGGTTTCGTCCCGGCCTTCTGGGGTGCGCTGGTGATCTCGATCGTCAGCCTCCTGCTCGGCGCCTCGCCGTGGCGGCGGCGGACCCGAGCATGACCCATCACCCCTGGAGCGGTGCGCGCTGCGGAACGGTCGCCAACAGCCTGCGCGAGGGCTCCGGTCCCTCGCAACGGAGCCGATGTGCCCATCGCGGCTGCCTCTACCACGACCCCGATGCCGTGTGCCACCGCCATCAGCTGCTGCTGACCCGATGGCTCAGGACGCAGATCGAGTGGTCAGGGGAGCGCCGACGCCGCTAGGGTCGGTCCTGCCGGTCGTCGGGCCGGTGGGCGCCGAAGGATGGCGCCCGATCCGCAGGAAGGTGGGGGCATCGTGCTCGTGCTGTTCGACTTCGGGGAAGTCATCGGACTTCCCCAGACATCGCGTGATCGGGTCCGGATGGCCGCGGTCGCAGGTGTCGAGCTCGAGGCGTTCAACCATCGCTACTGGGCCAAGAGGCAGGCGTACGACAAGGCCGACCTCACGGCCAGCGAGTACTGGCATGCCATCGCCGGCCGCGGCCTGGCGACGGAGACGGTGGACGAGTTGGTGGAGCGCGACCGCGACAGTTGGTTGCACCTGTCGGGGACGTCCTGGGGATCCATGCCGACCTCGTCGACCGCGGCATCGCCACCGCCCTGTTCTCGAACGCTCCGGTGTCCATCGCCGAGGCGATCGACGAGTTGCCCGAGCTGGCACCCATGGTCGGGCGGTTCTACAGCTGCCGGATCCACCAGACCAAGCCCGACCCCAAGGCCTATCTCTCGGTGTGCCAGGAGCTGGGTGTCGCGCCGGACTCCGTGGTGATGATCGACGACCGCCCCGTCAACTGCGAAGGGGCCCGGACCACCGGCATGCAGGCCATCCGGTTCCGCAGCGCGGAGCAGCTGCGCACCGCCCTGGCGCAGGTGCTGGGCGACTGATCGTGCTCCCTGGCCCCACGCTGGGGGAAGCCCTTGCCCGTACGGGCGGCCGATCGGCCATCGTGTGGCTAGGCTCACAGCATGACGACACCTGCCGCGTACGTCGCCGACCTGCGGCGCCTGCAGCGCGAGACCGACATGCTTCTGGCCACCGTGGCCTCACTCACCGACACGGAGATCGGCCAGCCCTCGCAGTGTGACGGCTGGACCCGGGGCCACGTGATCACCCACCTGGCGAGGTCCGCGGAGGCCCTCAGCCGGATGCTGGACAACGCACTCACCGGCGGGGATCGCCCGATGTACGACTCCCCGGAACAACGGAACGCGGATATCGAGGCGGGAGCGGGGCGCCCGGCGCAGGAGCAACTGGCAGACCTCGAGCGTGCCCACGCGGCCTTCATGGAGCGCGCCCACGCACTGGCGGACGCGCCTGACGCCCTCGCCGAGGTCTCCCTGCGCGGCCGCGGGTATCCGTCCGCCGCCCTGGCGGCGATGCGGTGCGCCGAGGTGGTGATCCACCACCAGGACCTCGACACCGCCTTCGCCCTGCACGAGGCGGACCCCGACTCCCAACTGGACGCGCTGACCACCGTGGTGTGGATGCTCCAGGGCAAGCCCGACGCGCCCGGGCTGACCGTGACCAGCTACGAGGGCGACGAACTGGTGATCGGCGACGGGTCGCTCCATGTGATCGGCGAACGTGACGGACTGGTGGACTGGCTTGCCCGGGGACGCACCTCGGGCGTCAGGACGCGGGGCGGCGAAGCGCTACCGGACCTGCCGCGCTGGTGACCGATGCGGCGTCGAGCCGCGTCGTGCCAGACTCGTGGCCATGACCACGGACACCGGAGGGGCCCTCGCCCCGACCCGGGCGGAACGTCTCGACCGCCTGCCGTACACCCGCCAGCACCACCGGTTGCTCGTCGGCTCCGGCCTCGGCTGGGCCCTCGATGCGATGGATGTCGGCCTGATCTCGTTCGTGATGGCCGCGCTGGCGTTGGAGTGGCACCTGGCGGCCCCAACACTGTCACTGATCGGCTCGATCGGCTTCGTCGGCATGACGATCGGGGCGGGTGTCGGGGGCCTGATGGCTGACCGGCTGGGGCGGCGCCGGGTGTTCGCGCTGACCCTGCTCGTCTACGGCTTGGCCACGGGGGCGGCAGCCCTGTCCTGGTCCGTCGCCGCCCTCATCGTCTTCCGGTTCGTCGTCGGGCTCGGGCTGGGCGCCGAACTGCCGGTGGCCTCGACGCTCGTCAGTGAGTATGCCCCGCGCCGTATCCGCGGCCGGATGGTGGTGTTCCTCGAGGCGTTCTGGGCAGTGGGCTGGATCCTTGCCGCGCTGATCGGTTACTTCGTCATCCCCGCGTTCCCCTCGGGGTGGCGCTGGGCCCTCGCCGTCGGGATCGTCCCGACGCTCTACGCGGTCGTGGTGCGCTACGGGCTGCCGGAATCCGTCCGCTTCCTGGAGGCCAAGGGACGCACGGACGAGGCGGAGGAGGCGGTGCGCCGCTTCGAATCCTCACCGCCGATCCTGCGGCGGGTCCGGGCGCCGCGCGAGGTCGTCACCGGCGTGGAGGACATCCGGGCCACCTCGATCTGGGCCCGGCCGCTCGCCCGGCGCACGGCCGCCCTGTGGATCGTGTGGTTCACCATCAACCTGTCCTACTACGGCGCGTTCACCTGGCTGCCGACTCTGCTGCTCGGCCGCGGCTTCACGCTGACCCGCTCCTTCGAGTACGTCCTGCTCATCACCCTGGCGCAACTGCCCGGCTACCTCGCTGCGGCCTGGCTGATCGAACGCTGGGGGCGTCGCCTCACCCTGGCGGTCTTCCTCCTCGGGTCCGCCGCGGGTGCCGTGGCGTTCGGGCTCGTCTCGACGGTCGGGCATCCCGCCGTCGGCGCGGTGCTCGGCGCCGGGGCCGCCCTCTCGTTCTTCAACCTGGGCGCCTGGGGTGCCCTCTACGCGATCGGGCCGGAGCTGTACCCGACCCGCCTTCGCGGGACCGGGACCGGGGCGGCTGCGGCGTTCGGCCGTATCGCCTCGATCCTTGCGCCGCTGTCGGTGCCGGTGTTCCTGGCCTGGGGAGGCTCCGCGAACGGTTACCTGGTGACCTTCTCGGTCTTCGGTGTCGCGTTCCTGGTGGGCGCAGCCGCCACACTGCTGCTGCCGGAGCAGCGGGGCCGCACGCTGGCTCGATGACGCGCTGATGGGCGGGGGTGGCCGGTGGGCAGGCTCATTGTCCGCGGCCTGGACCGATGCGCTCACCGTGCGAAGGATTGCGTGGCGATCTCGTAACAAAACGTGACCGGTGAGGACAAATACCTCGACCGGGGTCGCCTCCGACGGTAGCCTCCTGCAACGTCGAGGGTTTTTCGGACCTGTACTACAGGCTGCGTGCAACTCTCGTGCCGCTCGGTGGCCCGACAAGTGATGGGCCCTCCGAGCGTGAGGCAGATGCAGAACGCCCGGTCAC is a window encoding:
- a CDS encoding DUF2332 domain-containing protein; protein product: MAGHFYADGDIAELYRWFADETAGSSPTWRAVCTWVAETPVIAERLAALPGMKRQPQLFLAALRRLEAPLDPGPVLAAWLTARWADVERAILTHSTQTNEAGRCAVHLPLLAGLSAAGTLALVEVGSSAGLCLRPDAYAYRYRFPDRPERKVGEGTPEIECRIEGATPATADYALPTIAWRCGIDIAPLDPTDPEVQAWLRALVWPGQQQREVRLAQALDTVGRLPPVPVVTGDALGVLPEVVAEAHRHADTVVVMHTATLSYVSRERRADFGARVRDLGARWISCEAERVLPEVRDRLPDLSYAGPPCFVLALDGQPLARVGQHGGWIGWL
- a CDS encoding phage holin family protein, with translation MIWRWLVNSLAVAAATYLVAGITVSARDTTGIVLTVGLVALILGAVNTVVKPIFEALTGCLVILTLGLFLLVINALMLMLTSWLATQLGLGWHVDGFVPAFWGALVISIVSLLLGASPWRRRTRA
- a CDS encoding HAD-IA family hydrolase, with protein sequence MVAPVGDVLGIHADLVDRGIATALFSNAPVSIAEAIDELPELAPMVGRFYSCRIHQTKPDPKAYLSVCQELGVAPDSVVMIDDRPVNCEGARTTGMQAIRFRSAEQLRTALAQVLGD
- a CDS encoding maleylpyruvate isomerase family mycothiol-dependent enzyme — translated: MTTPAAYVADLRRLQRETDMLLATVASLTDTEIGQPSQCDGWTRGHVITHLARSAEALSRMLDNALTGGDRPMYDSPEQRNADIEAGAGRPAQEQLADLERAHAAFMERAHALADAPDALAEVSLRGRGYPSAALAAMRCAEVVIHHQDLDTAFALHEADPDSQLDALTTVVWMLQGKPDAPGLTVTSYEGDELVIGDGSLHVIGERDGLVDWLARGRTSGVRTRGGEALPDLPRW
- a CDS encoding MFS transporter, with translation MTTDTGGALAPTRAERLDRLPYTRQHHRLLVGSGLGWALDAMDVGLISFVMAALALEWHLAAPTLSLIGSIGFVGMTIGAGVGGLMADRLGRRRVFALTLLVYGLATGAAALSWSVAALIVFRFVVGLGLGAELPVASTLVSEYAPRRIRGRMVVFLEAFWAVGWILAALIGYFVIPAFPSGWRWALAVGIVPTLYAVVVRYGLPESVRFLEAKGRTDEAEEAVRRFESSPPILRRVRAPREVVTGVEDIRATSIWARPLARRTAALWIVWFTINLSYYGAFTWLPTLLLGRGFTLTRSFEYVLLITLAQLPGYLAAAWLIERWGRRLTLAVFLLGSAAGAVAFGLVSTVGHPAVGAVLGAGAALSFFNLGAWGALYAIGPELYPTRLRGTGTGAAAAFGRIASILAPLSVPVFLAWGGSANGYLVTFSVFGVAFLVGAAATLLLPEQRGRTLAR